The following is a genomic window from Oceanispirochaeta sp. M1.
ACTCTTTATAGTCCCGGATTATGTGATCCCAATCTTCTGATGTTCTTCTTTTCATTTTCCACTCCTTTAGAATAGAAAATGCATAGAAATCTCAGTTACTGGTAGATGGGGCTTTATTAGCGGTTACCGATAAACCAATTGTTGTCTACTAATCAATTGTAAAATCAAGGAGATACAATGGATAATCTACCATATTGTTAACCGGACTATATACAATAAGCAGTCCATGAGTGGATATTATGCTCCAGAGAGTATTCAAAAAGAGGGTTTCATTCACTGTTCGTACTCATATCAAATTTGTGATATAGCAAATGAATTCTACAAAAGTGAAGAAGATTTAATCTTACTACAAATTGATAAATCTTTGATTCAATGTGAAATTATTGATGAAGATACTGATAATCGAAATGAGAATTTTCCACATATATATGGAGAACTTCCAACCTCCTCAGTTATTGGGCAATATTTACTGAAAAAGGATTCTAACGGGAATTATATTCTCCCTGTAGAATTCCCTGAATTGACAACCGATAATTTCTGT
Proteins encoded in this region:
- a CDS encoding DUF952 domain-containing protein; protein product: MYNKQSMSGYYAPESIQKEGFIHCSYSYQICDIANEFYKSEEDLILLQIDKSLIQCEIIDEDTDNRNENFPHIYGELPTSSVIGQYLLKKDSNGNYILPVEFPELTTDNFCSVGS